TAAATGCCAAATAAAATGAGAGTATTTCATTCTTGAATCAAGAACATAAAAAATAATTCCAGTTGTATATATAATTCCTCCCCATATTAATAAATTAAGAGCAGAAGTTGATATAGAGTTTATAAGAATATTCCATTTAAGGACAATCATCCAACCCATTATTATATAGATTAATAATGATGTATTTTCGTATTTGCCAGTAAAAAAAAATTTAAAAATAGATCCTATTAGTACTAAGGACCACTGAATAGCAAAAATCCACCAACCTGTAGTTCCATTAATAGATATTAAAGCAATAGGAGTGTATGTGCCAGCAATGAGTATAAATATGCTACAATGGTCTAGTATTCTAAATATTTCCTTTAATTTTTTATTTTTTACACCGTGGTA
Above is a window of Flavobacteriales bacterium TMED191 DNA encoding:
- a CDS encoding hemolysin III family protein; this translates as MNVDHKYLEELLNTISHGIAAIASILGFVILLNSISNHQIILISTLLYSFSLIILYTSSTLYHGVKNKKLKEIFRILDHCSIFILIAGTYTPIALISINGTTGWWIFAIQWSLVLIGSIFKFFFTGKYENTSLLIYIIMGWMIVLKWNILINSISTSALNLLIWGGIIYTTGIIFYVLDSRMKYSHFIWHLFVITGSTIHYIMIFKYVIN